A genome region from Yoonia vestfoldensis includes the following:
- a CDS encoding single-stranded DNA-binding protein translates to MAGSVNKVILIGNLGADPEIRSFQNGGKVANLRIATSETWKDKNSGERREKTEWHTVAIFQEGLVRVVEQYLKKGSKVYIEGKLQTRKWQDQSGADRYSTEVVLQGLGGTLTMLDGRGDGGGNSGGGDYGAGSGGGGGGGRGSYNDGGYGGPSGGSDMDDEIPF, encoded by the coding sequence ATGGCCGGATCAGTCAACAAAGTCATTCTTATCGGCAATCTTGGCGCCGACCCGGAAATCCGCAGCTTTCAGAACGGCGGCAAGGTCGCGAACCTGCGCATCGCCACATCCGAGACCTGGAAAGACAAGAACAGCGGCGAGCGCCGCGAAAAGACCGAATGGCACACGGTTGCGATCTTTCAAGAAGGTCTGGTCCGCGTGGTCGAGCAATATCTGAAAAAAGGCTCCAAAGTCTATATCGAGGGGAAATTGCAGACCCGCAAATGGCAGGACCAATCGGGTGCGGACCGCTATTCGACCGAAGTGGTCCTGCAAGGGCTTGGCGGCACGCTGACCATGCTGGACGGGCGCGGTGACGGCGGCGGCAATAGCGGCGGCGGCGATTACGGCGCGGGCAGCGGTGGTGGCGGCGGCGGTGGCCGTGGCAGCTATAATGATGGCGGCTATGGCGGCCCATCGGGCGGCAGCGACATGGATGATGAAATCCCGTTTTGA
- a CDS encoding ABC transporter substrate-binding protein, with amino-acid sequence MTDIDQPMHPIAVKYARDAEAGKLSRREFMARTTALGVSISGAYALLGLPAPARAESQPRQGGQMRMQIEVRPLADPRRFDWPQNAYITAGWLEYLVEYNNDGTFRPMLLDSWQVNDNATIYLLHLRPGVTWNDGTPFTAQDVARNIAGWCDTTLAGNSMAARFAALIDAQTGQALDGAIKVIDDLTVQLTLPIPDITLIAGMSDYPAAITPAGFDAETMLENPIGTGPYLPENVEVGVRATLLRNENHAWWGYAAGKGAYLDRIDYIDYGIDPAAWVAAAMADEVDIIYETAGELVDVFNSLGFAQSAVASSATICIRPNQRAVVEGIRPYADKRVRQAIVMAVDNAICLELGHANRGAVARHQHVWPQHPAWADVPALPHDPARALALLQEAGMEDFEMELVSIDDDWRKTTTDAVAAQLRDAGFKVTRSLVPGAIYRQNWMDYPFSATDWNHRPIDTQILALAYRTGGAWNETGFADPRFDALLAQANAIPDADKRRVVMQQLQEIMTEQAVTLQPYWRMISRHAKPGFIGWDINIAYLPQIYKIGLAP; translated from the coding sequence TTGACCGATATTGACCAGCCGATGCATCCGATCGCGGTGAAATACGCGCGCGACGCAGAGGCAGGCAAGCTCAGCCGCCGCGAATTCATGGCCCGCACCACCGCGCTGGGCGTCAGCATCTCTGGCGCCTATGCGCTTTTGGGGCTGCCAGCCCCCGCCCGCGCCGAAAGCCAGCCGCGCCAAGGCGGCCAGATGCGCATGCAGATCGAGGTCCGCCCCCTTGCCGATCCGCGCCGGTTTGACTGGCCGCAAAACGCCTATATCACCGCAGGTTGGCTGGAATATCTGGTGGAATATAACAATGACGGCACGTTCCGGCCGATGCTGCTGGACAGCTGGCAGGTCAATGACAACGCCACGATCTATCTTTTGCATCTGCGCCCGGGCGTGACCTGGAACGATGGCACGCCATTCACCGCGCAGGATGTGGCGCGAAACATCGCGGGCTGGTGCGATACCACGCTCGCGGGCAATTCCATGGCCGCGCGCTTTGCCGCGCTGATCGATGCGCAGACCGGTCAGGCGCTGGACGGGGCGATCAAGGTGATCGACGATCTGACCGTGCAGCTGACCCTGCCGATCCCCGATATCACGCTGATCGCGGGCATGTCCGATTATCCCGCCGCAATCACCCCGGCGGGTTTTGATGCCGAAACCATGCTGGAAAATCCGATCGGCACCGGCCCCTATCTGCCCGAAAACGTCGAGGTCGGGGTGCGCGCCACGCTGCTGCGCAATGAAAACCACGCCTGGTGGGGCTATGCCGCGGGCAAAGGCGCCTATCTGGACCGGATTGATTACATTGATTACGGGATTGATCCCGCCGCTTGGGTGGCGGCGGCCATGGCTGACGAGGTCGATATCATCTATGAAACCGCGGGCGAGCTGGTCGATGTCTTCAACAGCCTGGGTTTTGCGCAATCGGCTGTCGCCTCTTCGGCCACGATCTGCATTCGCCCCAATCAGCGCGCCGTGGTAGAGGGTATCCGCCCCTATGCCGACAAACGGGTGCGGCAGGCGATTGTCATGGCGGTGGATAATGCGATCTGCCTGGAACTGGGCCATGCCAATCGCGGCGCTGTCGCGCGCCATCAACATGTCTGGCCGCAGCATCCCGCCTGGGCGGATGTGCCCGCCCTGCCCCATGATCCCGCCCGCGCGCTGGCGCTGCTGCAAGAGGCCGGGATGGAAGATTTCGAGATGGAGCTGGTGTCAATCGACGATGATTGGCGCAAGACCACCACCGATGCGGTGGCCGCCCAGCTGCGCGACGCGGGTTTCAAGGTCACGCGCAGCCTGGTTCCCGGTGCGATCTACCGGCAGAACTGGATGGATTATCCGTTTTCCGCGACCGATTGGAACCACCGCCCCATTGATACGCAGATCCTGGCGCTGGCCTATCGCACGGGCGGGGCATGGAACGAAACCGGCTTTGCCGATCCCAGGTTCGACGCGCTGCTGGCCCAGGCCAATGCGATCCCCGATGCCGATAAGCGCCGGGTCGTGATGCAACAATTGCAAGAGATCATGACCGAGCAAGCCGTGACCCTGCAGCCCTATTGGCGCATGATTTCGCGCCATGCCAAGCCCGGTTTCATCGGTTGGGACATCAATATCGCCTATCTGCCGCAGATCTATAAAATCGGCCTTGCGCCCTGA